In Arsenicicoccus sp. oral taxon 190, the following are encoded in one genomic region:
- a CDS encoding Gfo/Idh/MocA family protein gives MQRKVLGVGLIGAGFIGQFHVRSWTRVRDADIVAIGSRTLASAQALAEEAETLGVGTGVTAYDDVASLVRDERVEAVWVLTPNDTRVEVVRAICDEVRAGRSSLRAIAIEKPLARTLGEAKQVLAMIEEAGLLHGYLENQLYAPSITRAHDLLWKRGAAAAGNPYLARCAEEHSGPHKAWFWDGVKQGGGVLNDMMCHSVEAGRYLLTPPGVDPSTWLTPVSVSASIQSLKWSRPRYAEELLSAYPGAPDYRSRPSEDYARANFEFVNGDGETVIAEGTTSWSFVGAGLRLSFELLGPEYSMSADTLDTEAKVFFSRALTQSEGEDLVEKQNAEQGLMPLVSDEALAYGYTDENTRLATCFLRGEQPVETLANGVAVVELLMAAYLSAQTGRTVTFPVDLDDFVPDVARGTWKP, from the coding sequence ATGCAACGCAAGGTCCTCGGTGTCGGCCTGATCGGCGCCGGCTTCATCGGCCAGTTCCACGTGCGGTCGTGGACCCGCGTCCGCGACGCCGACATCGTCGCCATCGGGTCGCGGACGCTGGCGTCGGCGCAGGCCCTCGCCGAGGAGGCCGAGACGCTCGGGGTGGGGACCGGGGTCACGGCATACGACGACGTCGCGTCCCTGGTGCGAGACGAGCGCGTCGAGGCCGTCTGGGTCCTCACCCCCAACGACACCCGCGTCGAGGTGGTCCGCGCCATCTGCGACGAGGTGCGCGCCGGCCGGTCCTCGCTGCGGGCCATCGCCATCGAGAAGCCACTCGCCCGCACCCTCGGCGAGGCCAAGCAGGTGCTCGCGATGATCGAGGAGGCCGGCCTGCTTCACGGCTACCTCGAGAACCAGCTCTATGCGCCATCCATCACCCGCGCCCACGACCTGCTGTGGAAGCGCGGCGCGGCCGCCGCCGGCAACCCCTATCTCGCGCGCTGCGCCGAGGAGCACTCCGGCCCGCACAAGGCGTGGTTCTGGGACGGGGTCAAGCAGGGCGGCGGCGTCCTCAACGACATGATGTGCCACAGCGTCGAGGCGGGCCGCTACCTGCTCACCCCGCCCGGCGTCGACCCCTCCACCTGGCTCACGCCGGTCAGCGTCTCTGCGTCGATCCAGTCGCTGAAGTGGAGCCGGCCCCGCTATGCGGAAGAGCTCCTGTCGGCCTATCCCGGCGCACCGGACTACCGCTCGCGCCCGTCCGAGGACTACGCGCGGGCGAACTTCGAGTTCGTGAACGGCGACGGCGAGACCGTCATCGCCGAGGGCACCACGTCCTGGAGCTTCGTCGGCGCGGGGCTGCGGCTGAGCTTCGAGCTGCTTGGGCCGGAGTACTCCATGTCCGCCGACACCCTCGACACCGAGGCCAAGGTCTTCTTCTCCCGCGCGCTGACCCAGAGCGAGGGCGAGGACCTCGTCGAGAAGCAGAACGCCGAGCAGGGGCTGATGCCGCTCGTGTCGGACGAGGCGCTGGCCTACGGCTACACCGACGAGAACACGCGTCTGGCGACGTGCTTCCTGCGCGGCGAGCAACCCGTCGAGACCCTCGCCAACGGGGTGGCGGTGGTGGAGCTGCTGATGGCGGCCTACCTGTCCGCGCAGACCGGCAGGACCGTCACCTTCCCTGTCGACCTCGACGACTTCGTCCCGGACGTGGCGCGAGGCACGTGGAAGCCCTAG
- a CDS encoding recombinase family protein, which produces MAALSIGYARVSTADQDLTAQRQALTALGVDPNRIYVDHGLTGTNRARPGLREALAACRAGDTFVVTKLDRLARSVPDARDIVDELTSRSVKLNLGGSLHDPTDPVGRLLFNVLAMVAEFEADLARARTREGMAVAKAKGRLRGKQPKLTPNQEKHLVTLWRDGTHTSTDLAELFSVGRSTVYRAIQRAGTA; this is translated from the coding sequence ATGGCTGCCTTAAGCATCGGATACGCCCGGGTCTCGACTGCCGACCAAGACCTCACCGCGCAGCGTCAGGCTCTCACCGCTCTGGGGGTGGACCCGAACCGCATCTACGTCGACCACGGGCTCACTGGCACCAACCGCGCCCGACCCGGGCTGCGCGAGGCGCTAGCTGCCTGCCGCGCCGGCGACACCTTCGTGGTCACCAAGCTTGACCGGCTCGCCCGTTCCGTCCCCGACGCCCGCGACATCGTCGACGAGCTCACCTCGCGCAGCGTCAAGCTCAACCTCGGCGGCTCCCTGCACGACCCCACCGACCCCGTCGGACGGCTCCTGTTCAACGTGCTGGCCATGGTCGCCGAATTCGAAGCCGACCTCGCCCGCGCCCGGACCCGAGAAGGCATGGCCGTCGCCAAGGCCAAAGGCCGCCTGCGCGGCAAGCAGCCCAAACTCACCCCCAACCAGGAGAAGCACCTGGTCACGCTGTGGCGCGACGGCACCCACACCAGCACCGACCTCGCTGAGCTCTTCAGCGTCGGCCGCTCCACCGTCTACCGCGCCATCCAACGCGCAGGAACCGCCTGA
- a CDS encoding sugar ABC transporter ATP-binding protein, producing the protein MPTPLLAVRDATKSFGGVRALRGASLEVTAGEVHGLLGPNGSGKSTLNKVVAGSVRPDSATIHLDGAPVTIDSPMAAHRLGISAVYQQLSLVPQLSVADNLVLGLEPTRLGLVRGRQARERAGQMLDTLQPVMGSPVRLDDPVRRLTPAQQQLVEVGKALLRDPRILILDEATASLHRDQVALLRELVEDRRQAGCCIIFVSHRLHEIVDFCDRATILRSGSTVATVDARTTTPDEMIRLMVGDVGDVTRRGAHEPTGDVRLQMHELTSPGIDAISLAAERGEIVGLGGLQGQGQSELLLTLFGAMPATSGTVSVDGREVDLSSPVTAARAGIALVPGDRNAQGLFAKRSVQDNISIASVGRRATAGLTRQAVESSVARDMVERLRIAVGNLGQPVSTLSGGNAQKVVLAKWILNEPAVLLLDDPTKGVDIGAKEEIYRIIRSLADDGAVVVINSSEDSELVALCDRVLVLYEGAVVETLAAADLTEERLVGSSMRVPATTAEEAE; encoded by the coding sequence GTGCCCACCCCGCTGCTCGCCGTCAGGGACGCCACCAAGAGCTTCGGTGGCGTCCGGGCGCTGCGGGGCGCCTCGCTCGAGGTCACGGCGGGCGAGGTCCACGGCCTGCTCGGCCCCAACGGTTCCGGCAAGAGCACCCTCAACAAGGTCGTGGCGGGGTCGGTGCGGCCCGACTCCGCCACGATCCACCTCGACGGGGCCCCCGTCACGATCGACTCCCCGATGGCCGCCCACCGCCTCGGCATCAGCGCCGTCTATCAGCAGCTCAGCCTCGTGCCGCAGCTGTCGGTGGCGGACAACCTCGTGCTCGGCCTCGAGCCGACGCGGCTCGGTCTCGTCCGCGGGCGCCAGGCCCGCGAGCGCGCGGGTCAGATGCTCGACACCCTCCAGCCCGTCATGGGCTCACCGGTCCGCCTCGACGACCCGGTCCGCCGCCTGACGCCCGCCCAGCAGCAGCTCGTCGAGGTCGGCAAGGCCCTGCTGCGCGACCCGCGCATCCTCATCCTCGACGAGGCCACCGCGTCGCTGCACCGCGACCAGGTGGCGCTGCTGCGCGAGCTCGTCGAGGACCGCCGCCAGGCGGGGTGCTGCATCATCTTCGTCTCGCACCGCCTGCACGAGATCGTCGACTTCTGCGACCGGGCGACGATCCTGCGCTCGGGGTCGACCGTCGCCACCGTCGACGCCCGCACCACCACGCCCGACGAGATGATCCGCCTGATGGTGGGCGACGTCGGCGACGTGACCCGACGGGGCGCGCACGAGCCGACCGGGGACGTGCGCCTCCAGATGCACGAGCTCACCAGCCCCGGCATCGACGCGATCTCCCTGGCCGCCGAGCGCGGCGAGATCGTGGGGCTCGGCGGCCTGCAGGGGCAGGGTCAGTCCGAGCTGCTGCTCACGCTCTTCGGCGCCATGCCCGCCACCTCGGGGACGGTGAGCGTCGACGGTCGCGAGGTCGACCTCTCCTCCCCGGTCACCGCGGCCCGCGCCGGCATCGCGCTCGTCCCCGGCGACCGCAACGCCCAGGGCCTGTTCGCCAAGCGCAGCGTCCAGGACAACATCTCGATCGCCAGCGTCGGGCGGCGCGCCACGGCGGGCCTCACCCGTCAGGCCGTCGAGTCGTCGGTCGCGCGAGACATGGTGGAGCGCCTGCGGATCGCCGTCGGCAACCTCGGCCAGCCCGTCTCGACGCTGTCCGGCGGCAACGCGCAGAAGGTCGTCCTCGCCAAGTGGATCCTCAACGAGCCCGCCGTCCTGCTGCTCGACGACCCCACCAAGGGCGTCGACATCGGCGCCAAGGAGGAGATCTATCGGATCATCCGCTCCCTCGCCGACGACGGGGCGGTCGTGGTGATCAACTCCAGCGAGGACAGCGAGCTGGTCGCCCTGTGCGACCGGGTTCTCGTCCTCTACGAAGGGGCCGTCGTCGAGACCCTCGCCGCCGCCGACCTCACCGAGGAACGCCTCGTCGGCTCGTCCATGCGGGTGCCCGCCACCACCGCCGAGGAGGCCGAGTGA
- a CDS encoding substrate-binding domain-containing protein, translating to MGRRNLVVATVTVASLGLAGCSTVSSTSSSSGSGSSAAKGPFTIGISNGFVGSEYRTQMVQDMQDAAKPYQDAGELKQLVLENQDTDVNGQIQQVRNLIKARVNAIIVDPNSGSALDAVFKEATSAGIKVYAIDQAVTEKSVTNVGIDQGKWAETSATWLAQQLGSGKKVVAVNGISGHPANEARWGAAKKVFDAAGIQVLTTADGGWDQAKGQQAMANLLATYPDINGVWTQDGMAQGVLKALVAAKKQSSIVTTGEARNGFMRLWSQQGKAFKSVGVVNPPGTGATALHLAMAELKGGKIDPAKLTDGHSVVLDLEPAITPENFTAEWDKVKDKPDTYVLDSILTKDEVAGLLAK from the coding sequence ATGGGACGTAGGAACCTTGTCGTCGCGACCGTCACGGTCGCGAGCCTCGGACTCGCCGGGTGCAGCACCGTCTCGTCGACGAGCAGCAGCTCCGGCAGCGGGTCCTCAGCGGCCAAGGGGCCGTTCACGATCGGCATCAGCAACGGCTTCGTCGGCAGCGAGTACCGCACCCAGATGGTGCAGGACATGCAGGACGCCGCCAAGCCCTACCAGGACGCCGGCGAGCTCAAGCAGCTCGTGCTGGAGAACCAGGACACCGACGTCAACGGTCAGATCCAGCAGGTCCGCAACCTCATCAAGGCCCGGGTCAACGCGATCATCGTCGACCCCAACTCCGGCTCCGCCCTCGACGCCGTCTTCAAGGAGGCCACGAGCGCGGGCATCAAGGTCTATGCCATCGACCAGGCGGTCACCGAGAAGTCCGTGACCAACGTCGGCATCGACCAGGGCAAGTGGGCCGAGACCAGCGCCACGTGGCTCGCCCAGCAGCTCGGGTCCGGCAAGAAGGTCGTCGCCGTCAACGGGATCTCCGGCCATCCGGCCAACGAGGCCAGGTGGGGCGCGGCCAAGAAGGTCTTCGACGCGGCCGGCATACAGGTGCTCACCACCGCCGACGGCGGCTGGGACCAGGCCAAGGGCCAGCAGGCCATGGCCAACCTCCTGGCCACCTATCCCGACATCAACGGCGTGTGGACCCAGGACGGTATGGCGCAAGGAGTCCTCAAGGCGCTCGTCGCCGCCAAGAAGCAGAGCTCCATCGTCACCACCGGCGAGGCCCGCAACGGCTTCATGCGCCTGTGGAGCCAGCAGGGCAAGGCCTTCAAGTCCGTCGGTGTCGTCAACCCGCCCGGGACCGGCGCCACGGCGCTGCACCTCGCCATGGCCGAGCTCAAGGGCGGCAAGATCGACCCGGCCAAGCTGACCGACGGGCACTCCGTCGTCCTCGACCTCGAGCCGGCCATCACGCCGGAGAACTTCACCGCCGAGTGGGACAAGGTCAAGGACAAGCCCGACACCTACGTCCTGGACTCGATCCTCACCAAGGACGAGGTCGCCGGCCTCCTGGCCAAGTAG
- a CDS encoding ABC transporter ATP-binding protein, whose product MLVFDHVTQRFGSTEALSDVSLRLEAAVVGLVGVNGAGKSTLMKLAVGQIAPTKGSVAIDGTDPFSRLGRLGYCPQEADLPAHFTCSEFLTYLGWLRKVPKRSRATQAKEALRSVDLESRANDRIAHLSGGMRRRLLIAQALMGEPNWVLLDEPTTGLDPEQRASIRSLLSGLSVNCNILVSSHIIEDVAVLADHVVFLYDGRVCHEEPSQRGRDAASLERLFLEAIMQQRRVAT is encoded by the coding sequence TTGCTCGTTTTCGATCACGTCACTCAGCGCTTCGGGTCAACCGAGGCGCTGAGTGACGTCTCTCTGCGTCTCGAGGCCGCGGTGGTCGGCCTCGTCGGCGTGAACGGAGCCGGCAAGTCCACGCTCATGAAACTAGCCGTGGGCCAAATCGCCCCGACCAAGGGCTCGGTGGCGATCGATGGCACTGACCCCTTCAGCAGGCTGGGGCGTCTGGGCTACTGCCCCCAAGAGGCCGACCTTCCGGCGCACTTCACCTGCTCCGAGTTCTTGACATACCTCGGATGGCTGCGGAAGGTCCCCAAGAGGTCTCGAGCGACTCAAGCCAAAGAGGCGCTCCGGTCCGTCGACCTGGAGAGCCGCGCAAACGACCGGATCGCGCATTTGTCTGGTGGGATGCGCAGACGGCTCTTGATCGCCCAAGCGCTAATGGGCGAGCCGAATTGGGTGCTACTAGACGAACCGACCACAGGGCTTGATCCCGAGCAGCGAGCCTCGATCAGAAGCCTGCTCAGCGGCCTGAGCGTGAACTGCAACATCCTGGTAAGCAGTCACATCATCGAGGATGTAGCAGTGTTGGCAGATCATGTCGTCTTCCTGTACGACGGCCGGGTCTGTCACGAAGAGCCCTCACAACGCGGCCGGGATGCGGCTTCGCTAGAGCGCTTGTTTCTCGAAGCCATCATGCAGCAGCGAAGGGTAGCGACGTGA
- a CDS encoding ABC transporter permease — translation MSTLATESRTAPARRVLTNPVVVAFLLAVALVVVGEIVSPGFGSYGQVVSMLRVASFLGVIAIGQTLVILSGGEGIDLSVGKVATLAAIIASRQMQGDDGGILWGVLLAVVVAAAIGLVNGIGVVYLRIPPFVMTLGMLGVVQGIVLAYTKGAADGRAAPALVGAVNGELLLGIPGVLLLWLALGLLVTLILRRSTYGLSLYAVGANRLAARLSGIRVNRTVILAYVLSSVFAALGGILMVGYTETVFLNLADGLALPSIAAVIIGGTLISGGVGSYAGSAVGAIVLTVLTSLLTTMNMSTASRTVVNGLVLIALLAVYGRQRRLRS, via the coding sequence ATGAGCACGCTCGCCACCGAGAGCCGCACCGCCCCCGCCCGGCGGGTCCTCACCAACCCCGTGGTCGTCGCGTTCCTGCTCGCCGTCGCGCTGGTCGTCGTGGGGGAGATCGTCTCGCCGGGGTTCGGGTCCTACGGCCAGGTCGTGTCGATGCTGCGCGTGGCGTCCTTCCTCGGCGTCATCGCGATCGGGCAGACGCTGGTCATCCTCAGCGGCGGCGAGGGCATCGACCTCAGCGTCGGCAAGGTCGCCACCCTCGCTGCCATCATCGCCTCGCGGCAGATGCAGGGTGACGACGGGGGGATCCTGTGGGGCGTCCTCCTCGCGGTCGTCGTCGCCGCCGCGATCGGGCTGGTCAACGGCATCGGCGTCGTCTACCTGCGCATCCCGCCGTTCGTGATGACGCTCGGCATGCTCGGGGTCGTCCAGGGCATCGTCCTCGCCTACACCAAGGGGGCCGCCGACGGCCGGGCGGCTCCGGCACTGGTCGGCGCCGTCAACGGCGAGCTGCTGCTCGGCATACCCGGTGTCCTGCTGCTGTGGCTCGCGCTGGGGCTGCTGGTCACCCTGATCCTGCGGCGCAGCACCTATGGACTGAGCCTGTATGCCGTCGGCGCCAACCGCCTGGCCGCGCGGCTCTCCGGGATCCGGGTCAACCGCACGGTGATCCTGGCCTACGTCCTGTCGTCCGTCTTCGCGGCGCTCGGCGGGATCCTGATGGTGGGCTACACCGAGACCGTGTTCCTCAACCTCGCCGACGGGCTCGCGCTGCCGTCGATCGCCGCCGTCATCATCGGCGGCACCCTCATCTCCGGCGGCGTGGGCAGCTATGCCGGCAGCGCCGTCGGCGCCATCGTCCTCACCGTCCTCACCAGCCTCCTCACCACCATGAACATGTCGACGGCCAGCCGCACCGTCGTCAACGGCCTCGTCCTCATCGCCCTGCTGGCCGTCTACGGCCGGCAACGTCGCCTCCGCAGCTGA
- a CDS encoding AAA family ATPase, producing the protein MSERFIVTKEHRRFTEFADSVRRGRTIGLCFGPAGVGKTVSARRYAHWDQAHELVTAWGPRSDDDAKVYAALAKNRTALYTPGVLTTPRLLREDLDRIITRTSICIQQHLEAPGRAPVDRGGARRTTNYVQLVIVDESERLSPTALELLRDRYDRDQIALILIGMPGLEKQFSHYPQFYSRVGFAHQYRPLSNDELLFVLQRHWRTLSKTLNPDDFTDAQAIAAISRITRGNFRLLERLFPQIERVLRINELQTITNDVVEAAASTLVIGVE; encoded by the coding sequence GTGAGCGAACGCTTCATCGTGACCAAGGAGCACCGCCGCTTCACCGAGTTCGCCGACTCCGTCCGGCGAGGGCGCACCATCGGGCTGTGCTTCGGACCGGCCGGGGTCGGCAAGACGGTCTCCGCCCGCCGCTACGCCCACTGGGACCAAGCCCACGAGTTGGTCACCGCCTGGGGCCCACGCAGCGACGACGACGCCAAGGTCTACGCCGCCCTGGCCAAGAACCGCACCGCCCTCTACACCCCCGGGGTCCTGACCACCCCGCGGCTGCTACGCGAGGACCTGGACCGGATCATCACGCGCACCAGCATCTGCATCCAGCAGCACCTTGAAGCCCCGGGCCGCGCCCCTGTGGACCGGGGCGGCGCCCGGCGCACCACCAACTACGTCCAGCTCGTCATCGTCGACGAGTCCGAACGTCTCAGCCCCACCGCGCTCGAGCTCCTACGGGACCGCTACGACCGCGACCAGATCGCCCTGATCCTCATCGGCATGCCGGGCCTGGAGAAGCAGTTCAGCCACTACCCCCAGTTCTACAGCCGCGTCGGGTTCGCCCACCAGTACCGCCCCCTGAGCAACGACGAGCTCCTCTTCGTCCTGCAACGCCACTGGCGCACCCTCAGCAAGACTCTCAACCCCGACGACTTCACCGACGCCCAGGCCATCGCCGCGATCAGCCGCATCACCCGCGGCAACTTCCGCCTCCTGGAACGACTCTTCCCCCAGATCGAACGCGTACTGAGAATCAACGAGCTGCAGACCATCACCAACGACGTCGTCGAAGCCGCCGCGAGCACCCTCGTCATCGGGGTCGAGTGA
- a CDS encoding ABC transporter permease, with translation MTTPTVVPSTNPATALLLARVSRSTTWLLLAVAIGLSAVLQPDFFSAYSIASSFSGFLPLVLLAVGQAVVIIGGGLDLSLGASLGLASVVGLLVMDGQDGRLPLGVLAALATGLACGLVNGLIVAVVRLQPLITTFATASTFTGATLWVLPKPGGTVPAALTTSFRMAVAGLPVTLLLTLLLGLSWLLLRRTRFMRHVYAIGGDVQASYASLVPVTRTQISTYAFAGTFAGLAAVAVLANSGSGDPYVGGDFALNSVAAVVIGGVALRGGEGGAIGAIAGAVVLSLVSSILFFLSIPTTYRQLAQGLVVIGALALSALSARGQEAA, from the coding sequence GTGACCACCCCCACCGTCGTGCCGTCCACCAACCCCGCGACCGCGCTGCTGCTGGCGCGCGTCTCGCGCAGCACGACCTGGCTCCTGCTCGCGGTGGCCATCGGCCTGAGCGCCGTGCTGCAGCCGGACTTCTTCTCGGCGTACTCCATCGCCTCGTCGTTCTCCGGCTTCCTGCCCCTCGTGCTGCTCGCCGTCGGGCAGGCCGTCGTGATCATCGGCGGCGGGCTGGACCTGTCCCTCGGCGCCTCCCTCGGCCTGGCGAGCGTCGTCGGGCTGCTGGTCATGGACGGTCAGGACGGCCGGCTGCCCCTCGGGGTCCTGGCCGCCCTCGCCACGGGTCTGGCCTGCGGCCTCGTCAACGGCCTCATCGTCGCGGTCGTCCGGCTGCAACCCCTCATCACGACCTTCGCGACGGCCTCGACCTTCACCGGCGCGACCCTGTGGGTGCTCCCCAAGCCCGGCGGCACCGTGCCCGCGGCACTCACCACCTCCTTCCGTATGGCGGTCGCCGGCCTCCCCGTCACCCTGCTGCTCACGCTGCTGCTGGGCCTGTCCTGGCTCCTGCTGCGCCGCACCCGTTTCATGCGCCACGTCTATGCCATCGGCGGGGACGTCCAGGCGTCCTACGCCTCGCTCGTCCCGGTCACCCGCACCCAGATCTCCACCTATGCCTTCGCCGGCACCTTCGCCGGGCTCGCCGCCGTCGCCGTCCTGGCCAACAGCGGCTCCGGAGACCCCTATGTCGGTGGGGACTTCGCGCTCAACTCCGTCGCCGCCGTCGTCATCGGCGGCGTCGCGCTCCGCGGGGGCGAGGGCGGGGCGATCGGCGCGATCGCCGGCGCCGTCGTGCTCTCCCTGGTCAGCAGCATCCTGTTCTTCCTCAGCATACCGACGACCTATCGCCAGCTCGCCCAAGGACTCGTCGTCATCGGTGCCCTGGCCCTGTCCGCCCTGAGCGCCCGCGGGCAGGAGGCAGCATGA